A single window of Aspergillus puulaauensis MK2 DNA, chromosome 5, nearly complete sequence DNA harbors:
- a CDS encoding uncharacterized protein (COG:S;~EggNog:ENOG410PZJE), producing the protein MGQRHNRRRTRPRSRNRSINLAPPPAAILSSVEFCASPYSSSLDCLGNRPASTRHYRGLTWQDREYILEPKTTSMETNQYRVFGGEPGDDVGLCYRMLEYFGGLDYIDPLQDIKPLPG; encoded by the exons ATGGGACAGAGGCACAACAGACGACGCACTCGCCCCCGATCTCGAAACCGCTCCATCAATCTAGCTCCGCCTCCTGCTGCTATCCTCTCGTCAGTGGAGTTCTGCGCTTCTCCTTATTCCTCCTCTCTCGACTGCCTTGGAAATCGCCCTGCCTCGACCCGGCACTATAGGGGTTTGACATGGCAAGATCGTGAATACATCCTGGAACCGAAGACAACCTCGATGGAGACGAATCAATACCGCGTCTTTGGAGGCGAGCCTGGAGACGATGTGGGCCTGTGCTATCGCATGCTCGAATATTTCGGCGGACTTGATTATATCGATCC TTTGCAGGACATCAAGCCCTTACCTGGGTGA